CGTGACGGCGGCGTTCATCGCCAACATCCTCGTCCGGCTGAATGCCGAGGCAGCGGGCGAGTTCGACCCCGCGACCTTTGCCTATCGCGCAACCTGGAACGTCGAAGCAGCGCGGATCGACATGGAGTTGGTGTCGCGCCGGGCGCAGACGATCCGGCTGGCGGATCACGAAATCCCCTTCGAAGCTGGCGAGCCGATCCACGTGAGCGCCTCGCGGAAATACACATCCGACAGCGTGGCCGCGCTCGTGTGCGATGCGGGCTGGCACCTGGACAAGATGCTCACGGACCCGATGGACCGCTTCGCCGTCGCCATCCTCGCCCCGGAGGTGTGACCGCCGCCGCGCCCTACCGGATCTGTTCGACCAGGGTCAGGCGATCCGGCATCTGCCAGCTTTCGACGATGACGCCATCCTCGATCCGGTGGACCGCGATCGCGCTGAACTCGACCGCGCGGCCGGTCGCCGGATAGCCCAACACCTCCCCCGAATGCGTGCCCCTGAGCGTGCCGATCACCGTGACCACGTCATCGGCGAAATGCAGGCTGTCGATCTCGAACGAGATGTCGGGGATGCCCGCGATGTAACTGTCGATCTCGTCGAGATAGCTGTCGACCGAGCGGTTCGGGCGGGATGGCGACTCGCCGTGAACGAACCAGGCATCCCCGAGCACGCGCTCGAACTGGGCGTCGTCGCGCGCGTTGAGCGCCGCGTAATACCGCTCGATCATGTTGAAGGCCCGCTCCTCGCCCAGAAGCGGCGAGGCCAGCGCATCGGCGAAATGCCCGACATCGGGCGCCGCGGAGCGCAGGCGAAGGTAACCCAGCACGAGGTTGTCGCGCTTGGGATCGATCACCAGAACCTCGCCTTCGAAGACCCGGAACTGCGTCAACTCCTCGATATTGGTGTAATGTGAGACGATCAGAAGCGGACCGGACCGCTCGGGATCGCCCTCCCAGTCCGAGATGCGATCGCGCAGGGGTGTCACGTCGGGCGATCCCTGAAGCGAAAGCAGCAGGTTCAGGTCAGGCGTCGTCTCGACCGGCATGGCCGCCGAAATGGCGGGATCGATCTCGGCCATGCCCTCCAGCAAGCTCTCGACCGTCTGCTGGTTGCGGCACCACTCGCTGACGACGATCCGGGCGGGCACGACACCGTTGGAGGCCAGAAGTGCGCCCATATCCACCATGTTCGCGCGCCCCTCGGCGGCCATCACCCGCTGGTTCGCGCAATCGGTCGGCGCGACATTCGGCTCGTCCAGCTTGGACCAGTCCGTCGGCCCGTGGCGCATCAGGAACACGAGATCGCCGCGCGTGAAGATGTCGACGAGCTGTTGGTACGGCTCGAACCGCAGCCGGTCCTCGACCTCGCGCGGGCCGGCGGCTTCGACGCTCATGGCCATTTCGCCCATATGGGTTGAGATCTGGGTGATGTTCGGACGCGCGGCCTCCTGCGCGGCGCCGAGCCCGGCAACCGTCAGGGCGGTGACCAGGGCCAGCGGCCCGAGCGGCTTCGTGATCCACATCATGTCGGTCAAATCCTTCGATGGTTTCACCAAGGACCGGCACCCCGTTAAGCGGGGCGACGGGGCCGGGGGACGGGGCGGCCCCGCCGCCATCCCGGCATCATGTCCGCAGAATGGCCGCCCGAGGCGCCGATGTCGCGCGCAAATTGCGGGCAGAGCGTCATGGGCCGTGGCTGGCGGCCCACCTCACCGGCGCCAGGGATCAGGCGTCCGGCGCCTCGGCCCCGTTCCACCCGGCCACGACGGCGGGCGCGCGGTCGCCCCGGACCTCGATCGCATCGAGCGCGGCGTTCAGCTCGCCCAGCTCCGCGTCGGTGAACGAGACCTGCGCGGCGGCGATGTTGTCGCAAAGATAGGTGATCTGCGTCGTGCCCGGAATGGAGACGATATCCGGCGCCCGTGTCATCAGCCACGCCAGCGCGATCTGTCCGGGCGCGGCCTCCGTTCGCGCGGCGAGCCAGAGGCGGTCTCCGTGCCCTCGGCCGGAGAGCGGGACGCAGTGGCTCCGCCCATGCGCGTGCGCACCCGGCCGGGGCGCATCGCGTTGACCCTCACGTCGCCCCGCGCGCAGCGAGGACCGTCGCAGTATCCGGTCGGTGGAAGAGGTCTTGGCATCGGTGCTCCCGCCCCGCGGTCATCGCGGGTCGAGCGCGCGCAGGTATTGCTGCGATCCGGCAAGACGCGGGCTCAGGTCGCGCGTGCGGTCGGCTATACGGCTGGACACGCCTTTCGGCGGGCGCTCACGCGGTTCGGCGGCTGACGCGAGGCGGCAGCATCCTACCGCTCCCGGCGCGACGCCCGTCTAGCTCAAATGAGGTCCGACGAGGATCAGGTCGGGCAATGCGCGCCCGCGTCAATCCATGCCTGCGTCAGTTGACCGAACAGCTCCTGCGTGCCCGGCGCCGGAGTGCGGCCGTCGCCCGGCTCCCATGCCCAGCCCACCAGCCCGTCCTCGGCATTGTGCTCGTGGATCTCGGCCAGCGTACGGTCGCCGTTGCGCGCGGGGTCCTTCAGCTGCACGCAGATTTCGGCCACCGACAGCCCCGTCCATCCCATCGACGCGGGCGCGATATGCCAGGGCTCGTGTCCCGGTATCGACCCCTCGCCACTGACATAGGTCAGATTCTCTGACCCGTGGCAGGTCGTGCATTCCATGCCGACCGCGCCGATATCCGCGACGCCGCGCACGACCGGGGGCTGGTGCGGCTCCATCAGGTCACCCTGCAGCGGGGACGCGCCGACCGGGTGACAGTTCATGCACCGGGGATGGGTGATGACCTTGGCCATCTCGCCGAACAACGCGGCTGCCCGCGCCTCGTCCCCCTCGATCCCGGCGAAGCTGTCGGGTCCGGCCAGTTCGGTCGCGAGGTCCTGCGCGAGGGCGGGCGCCCCCGCCAGAAGGAGCGCCGTAAGCCATGTCGTGATCTTCATGGGATCTTCTCCTCAGACGCTGTTGGCGCGGAACGGCAAGCGGGTCGGCATCGTGCCGATGAGCGCGCGCAAGGCATTCGCGACGGCGGGGGCGATGGGCGGCGTGCCCGGCTCGCCCACGCCGGTCGGCAGCTCCGGACTGTCGAGGATGGCGACCTCGATCTGCGGCATCTCGTTCAGCCGCAGAATGCGATAATCGTCGTAGTTCGACTGCTGCACGACACCCCCCTCGCCCAGCGTGATCTCGTCGAAGAGCATCGAGCCGAGACCGTAGCCGATCCCGCCCTCCATCTGCGCGCGCACGACGTCGGGCGTGACGGCGAGGCCGCAATCGATGGCGCACCAGACGCGCGTGACATTCGGGACGCCGGTGCCGCGATCCTCGACCTCGGCGATCTGGGCGACGTAGCTGCCGAAGCTGCGCACGACCGCGACGCCCATCCGGCGATCGCCGCTACCGGGACCGTCCCAGCCGGCCATCTCGGCCACCCGCTCCAGCACGGCGCGGTCACGCGGCCGGTCGCCCTTCATCAGGTCGAGCCGTCCCTGCACCGGGTCCTTGCCACCCGCGACCAGAAGCTGATCGAGGAACGTCTCGACGGCGTAGCCCGTATGCGTATGCCCGACAGACCGCCACCAGAGGACCGGCACGCCCGCCTCGACCTGCTTCCAGCCCATGCGGGTGGCGCCCAGATCGTAAGGCAGATGGTTCGACCCTTCGAAGGCCGTCGGGTCCAACCCGTCCTGCATCATCATCTCGAACGCGCTGCCCGCGATGATGGACTGGTTGGCGATGTTGTTCTCCCAGCCGACGATATTGCCGTCGGCATCGAGGCCGCCGCGCAAGCTGTGGATCGTCAGCGGGCGGTAGTAGCCGCCGCGCATGTCGTTTTCGCGCGTCCAGACCAGCTTGTAGGCACCGGGACCCGCGGCCTTGGCCACATTCGCCAGTTCCGCGGCGAAGTGGTTGTCGGGCGTGGCGCGGCGGCCGAAGCTGCCGCCGGTATACATCGTATTGATCGCCAGCGCCGACTGGTCGAGGCCGAGCACCGCGGCCATGGTCCCCTGGCTGGTCGTCGGGATCTGCATCCCCGACCAGATCTCGGCGCCTGTCTCGGTCAGCTCGATCACGCCGTCGAGCGGCTCCATCGCGGCATGTGCGAGGTAGGGAAAGACGTATTCCGCCTCGAGCACCTGCGCCGCGCCCTCCAGCGCGCCGTCGAGATCGCCCGATTCCTCGAAGGTCAGGGGATCGTCGCGCAGCGCGGCCGAGAAGTCCGCGATCATCTGCTCGGAGGAGCGGATTTCGGCGCCGCTCTCGTCCCATTCGATCACCAGCGCGTCGCGGCCCTTGAAGGCGGCGAAGGTGTTGTCCGCATAGACGGCCACGCCCGACGGCACGGGACGGACCGCGCTGACGCCCGCAACCGCCAGCGCGGACGCATCGTCGACCGACGCGACCGTGGCGCCGAATTTCGGAGGATGCGCCATCGCGACGACCTGCATGCCGTCGCGGAAGACGTCGATCGTGAACTGCGCCGTGCCCTTGGTCTTGGCCTCGGAATCGAGGCGCATGACGCCCTCACCGCCGACCAGAGTGAAGTCCGCGAGGTCCTTCAACGCGACATCGACCGGCACCGGCGCGCGGGCCGCGGCCTCGGCCAACTCGCCGAAGGTGGCGGACCGGCCGCTCCCGGCATGGGCGACGACCCCCTTCTCGACCGTGATGCCTGACGCGGCCACGCCCCAGTCGTCGGCGGCGGCCGAGACCAGCATCGCGCGCGCGGCCGCCCCGGCCTGGCGCATGGTCATGTAGCTGTTGGACAGACCCGTGGAGCCGCCCGTTCCCTGGATGCCGAAGGCGGTGTTGGCATAGATCACCGGGTCCGACGGCGCCTGTTCTGCCCGCATCTGCGACCAGTCGGCGTCCATCTCCTCGGCCACGAGGATCGGCAGGCCCGTATTCGCGCCCTGCCCGATCTCGATATGCTTCACGAGCACGGTGACGGTGTTGTCTGGGGACACCCGGATGAAGGCGTTGGGCGCGAACGAGCCGTCGGCCATCTGGACCGGCGCCGATTGCGCGCGGCCCCGTCCGGCGAGATGCAGGCCGAGGATCAGGCCGGCCGAACCGGTCAGGAAGCTGCGCCGCGAGGGCGTCGGTGCGAAGGCGAGTTTGGTCAGGGGATGCATGGTTCAGGCCTCCAGCGCATCGGAGGCCTGGCGGATCGCCTGGCGGATGCGGACATAGGTGGCGCAGCGGCAGAGATTGCCGGCCATCGCGTGGTCGATCTCCTCGTCGGTCGGCTTGGGGATCTGCTGCAACAGGGCCGTGGCGGTGACGACCTGCCCCGACTGGCAATAGCCGCATTGCGGCACGTTCACCTCCATCCACGCGGCCTGCACGGCCTCGGCCTCGGGGCCGTCAAGCGCCTCGATGGTCTGGACATAGGCGCCGTCCAGCGTGCCGATCGGGGTGACGCAGGCACGCCGCGTCTGGCCGTCCAGCATGACGGTGCAGGCTCCGCATTGCGCGATGCCGCAGCCGAATTTCGTCCCGGTCAGGCGCAGCTCGTCACGAAGCGCCCAGAGAAGCGGCGTGTCCGGATCGAGGTCCAGCGTCACGTCCTTGTCGTTCACGGTGAGGTTGATGCTCATGGAATGCCCTCCGAGGCTTATCGGGTGACGGTAGACCGCGCGGCGACTGCTTCAACCGCAGGCTGCACGTTCGGCACGGACCCGCTCCCCCGCGCGGGCTCCGGCCCGATCCGCCGACTTGCGGCAGGACCGCGTGGACCGCGGCCGGACGATCCTCGTAAAGGCCGGAACGCAAAACCGATCGGGTTCTGAGAGAGCTTTGCAACGGCGGCGTTCGCGCCTGTACCCATTATGCAATCAGGCCAATGCGATAGAAACCTGATCGAGCCGGACCCGAAGATCGGGGTCGGTTGTGCAAGAGACCGGCTCGACGCGGATTCGCTGAGATCGGCGCATGGGTGCGGTATCGACCGGCCCTCGCAACCTCTCCCCAAGACGTCAATGTCCGGCCTCACGGACGGTCGGACGAGGCATCACCACATGAATATCGCCGCGCAACGGTCTGATCTGAAAGGGAATTGGCGCACCCATCAGGATTCGAACCTGAGACCTCTGCCTTCGGAGGGCAGCGCTCTATCCAGCTGAGCTATGGGTGCCTCAGGCGCGAAGTAGCCGAGAGCCCCGTCCCCCGCAAGTCACTTCGCCAGCCGCGCCATCACCGAGCGGGCGGCGCGCAGGCCAGGGGCGTCGCCGCCACGCCCCAGCCGCTCCATGGTCAGGTCCAGCGCCTCGCGCTGCCGCTCGCGCTCGGACGGCAGGCGCATCAGCCGCTCGAGCGCGTCGCCCACCGGACCGGGCCGACAGGCATCGCCGAGGAATTCAGGCACCGCTCGCGTCTCGCTCACGAGATTGACCAGCGTCACCGTGTCGATCCGCAAGAGCCGCGACAGGATGCGGCGGCTGAACCAGTTCATGTCGTAGGCGATCACCATGGGCGTGTCGCTCGCCGCCAGCTCCAGGCTGACCGTCCCCGACGCGGCGAGTGCTGCGCGCGCCGCTCCGAAGGCCGCCCGCTTGGCCGTCGGATCGGAGGTGACGATCGGCGTGCCGCGCAAGCTTCGGGCCGCGTCGCGCAACCCCGCCTCGAGATGCGGCAAGGTCGGGACCACCACACGCGCGCCGTCCGGCAGCTTGGCCAGCGCCTCGCCGAAGACCGGGGCCAGCCGTGCGACCTCACCACGCCGCGACCCCGGCAGCACGAGCGCGACGGGTGCGTCACCCAGGTCATGCTCAGCCCGGAACGCGGCGATCTCGTCCGCCGTGGCCTGCCGTTCGGCCACGACAGGGTGCCCCACGAAGTCGCAGGTCATGCCCGCTGCCTCCATATAGGGCGGCTCGAACGGCAGGAGCGCGAGCACATGGTCCACGACGCGCGCCATCCGCTCGGCCCGCGCGGGGCGCCAAGCCCAGACCGAGGGCGCGACGTAGTGGATCACGGGCAGGTCGGGCCGTGCCGCCTTGGCGCGCGCGGCGACCCGCAGGCAGAAATCGGGGCTGTCGATGGTGATGAGCGCGTCGGGCGCGGCCGTGGCGATGGCGGCGACGGCGTGATCGCGGCGACGCAGCAGGTCCGGCAGGCGCGGCAGAACCTCGGCCAGCCCCATGACCGACAGCACCTCCATCGGAAACAGGCTCTCCAGCCCTTCGGCCGCCATCAGGGGCCCGCCGACCCCGCTGAACCGGATATCGCGGTCGAGCGTCTTGAGCCCGGCCATCAGCGCCGCGCCCAGCTTGTCGCCGGAGGGTTCGCCCGCGATCAGGAAGAGATGGGTCACGGGCTCCACGATGCGAGGAAGAGCCCCGTCGCGCGGAGCTGGGCCGCAACGTCATCACGCTCCAGCACGAGCACGCCACCGCCCTCGACCGCGATGCCGTTCAGCCCCGCCGCCGCCGCCGCGCGCACCGTCTGCGGCCCGATCGCGGGGAGGTCGATGCGGCGGTCCTGCCCGGGCTTCGGGGCCTTGAAGAACACACCACCCTCGGGCCGCGCGAACTCAGGCATTCCCTGCGCGGGGCCGCCGCCCGACAGCCAGTCCGCCGCCCCGCCAAAGAGATCGCCGCCGAAGATCCCGCCGCCGGAGGCCGGGCGCGGCGCGGTGGGACGTCGTGCGAGGCTCGCCAGCATCCAGTCCGTGCCCGGCGCAGCCTCGACGGCCAGCACCTGCCCGCCCGCAACGACGCAGCCCTGCCCGATATCCAACTCGGACAGCCCGCGATGCACCTCGGCCGCGCGTGCGATATCGGCGAGGTCGCGCTCGGACGGATCGCCCGACGTCGGCAGATCGAGCAGGTCGGGGCGCAGATCCTGCGCGCCGACGACCTCCAGCCCCGCCTCCTCGAAGAAGGCGATCACGGTCCGCAGCGCCGCGTCATCCCCCGCCTGCAACGCCTGCATCATGCGCGGCACCAGCGGCAGCGTCGCGGCATCGACCGCGCCCGGGTCCAGCGGCGGCCGCGCGATGCGGCCGGCAAAGCAAACACGCGTCACGCCATCGGCGCGCAGGTCGGCGATGAGGGACCCAAGCGTCTCGATCCTGAAGCCGCGCGACTGACCGACGCCCGTGGGCGCGAACCCGTCGAGATGGCAGGCGAACCAGTCCGTGCCCGCCAGCGCCGAGGCGAGGGTCCGGGGCAGCGCCCCCTGCCCCGCGATCAGCGCCGTCCGCGTCACTTCGGCACCAGGAACGACCGGTCGCTGGCGCCGGTGATGAATTCGACCATGTCCTGAACGTAGGAACTCTCGCTTTCGTCGCCGAGACGGCGTGCGCGTTCAAGAAACGTCCCCTCGCCCTGCTTCAGCGTCAGGAACGCGACCCGCAGCGCCTGGATATCCGCCCGTGCCACACCCCGCCGCTTGAGACCCACGAGGTTCAGCCCGTCGAGTTCGGCCCGCGGCCCGGTGACAAGGCCATGGGGCAGCACATCGTTCGTCACCATCGACAGCGCGCCGATGATGGCGCCGCGGCCGATCCGCACGAACTGATGGATGCCCGAAAGACCGCCGATGATGACATCGTCCTCGACGATGCAGTGTCCGGCCAGCGCCGTCTGGTTCACCACGATCACGCGGTCTCCGACGATCACGTCATGGGCGATGTGACAGCCCGCCATGAAGAGCCCGTCATCGCCCACCTTCGTGACGCCGCCGCCACCCGCCGTGCCGGTGTTCATCGTCACATGCTCGCGGATGCGATTGCGCGCGCCGATCACCAGCTTCGTCTTCTCGCCGCCGAACTTCTTGTCCTGCGGGATCTCACCGATGGACGCGAAGGGGAAGATGACGGTGCCCGCGCCGATCTCCGTGTCGCCTGTGACGACGACATGGGACTTGATCTCGACCCCTTCGGCCAGACGCACCTCCGCGCCAATGATCGAAAACGGGCCGACCATGCAATCCGGCCCGATCACGGCCCCCTCCTCCACGAGGGCGGAGGGATGAACGCGGGCGCTGGCGTCGATCACTTCGGCAGGTCCATCATGGCGGTGAAGTCGGCCTCGGCGGCCATCTCGCCCCCGACGCTGCCGACGCCCCGGAAGCGCCAGACCTTGGCGCCGGGCTTGCCGCGCGTGACCTCGATCTTGAGCTCCAGCACGTCGCCGGGGATAACCTTGCGGCGAAACTTGGCGCCGTCGATCCCCATGAAATAGACGAGGAAGTTCTTGTCGGCGAGATCGTTGGACACCCCCACCATCACCGCCGCCGTCTGCGCCATCGCCTCGATGATCGTGACGCCCGGCATGATCGGCGCGCCGGGAAAATGGCCCTGGAGATGCGGCTCGTTGAAGGTGACGTTCTTGATGCCGACGGCGCTGGTGTTGGCGACGATCTCCTGCACCCGGTCGACCAGCAGGAACGGATAGCGATGCGGAATGATCCGCTGGATCATGTGGATGTCGGCGTCCGTGGCGATCTCGGTCATGCGGGGCTCCCTTGGGTCGCGTCGGATTTACGTGCGGGCGTCGAGGCGCGCAAGCGATGGCGGCTCAGTCGTCGGGGGCCGGGGCGACATCGGGGGCCGGCGACTCCTCCGGCACGGCGGGCGCGTCGGGCACGGGACGCGGCTGCGGCGGCGCGGTCTCGACCTGCTCGCCTTCGCCCAGCACGGCATCGACCCGCTCGGCGGCCAGCGCCGTGATGTCGACCTGGTCGCTGCTGGCCAGCACGAAGCGGCGATCGAGGATCACCAGCGCGCCCGTCTCGCGCGCGAGATCCACCAGCACGGGGTTCGCCTGCTCGAAGAAGATCGCCTGCGCGCGCTCGTTCTGCTGGGTGATCGCGCGGGCCTTGGCGTCCTGCGTGGCACGGATCTCGTTGACGCGCGTGTCGAAGGCCGCGGCCAGCTGGCGAAACGCGTCCGGCGTCTCGTTGGCGCGGCGGGCGGTCAACGCCTGCTCCTCGGCCTCGAGCGCGGCTTCGATCGCGCGGTTCTCCTGCGACAGCTCGTCGGACGCGGCCTCGATGTCGCGGGCGACACGCTGGCCGAACCGGCTGTTCTGGTAGAGCGCGTCGCGATCGAGCACGACAACCGCCGATTGCGGGATGCCGACCTGCGGCTGCGGCATCGCCTGTTGCGCGCTCGCCCCGCTCCCGAGGCCGAGCGCCAGCGCGACCAGGAGGCCGCGCATCAGAACCGCGTCTGGATCGTCAGGTCGAAGGTCTGCTCGCGGTCGTAGGTGCGCTTGTTGATCGCCCGCGTGAAGTTGAAGCGGAGCGGGCCGATCTGCGTGTCCCAGAGGAGGCCGACGCCGACGGCGGAGTTGAGGAAGAAGCTGTCATCCACCGGGTTCGCGCCCGCGGGGCCGCCGTTGACGTTGTCGAGGCCCCAGACCGACGCCATGTCGACGAAGGCCGCGCCCGACAGGCCATATTCCTCGGGAATGAACCCGAGCGGGAACTGCGCCTCGAAGCGGGCGGCGACGAAGTAGTTGCCACCAAGCGCGCCGTTCGACGCGTTGAGGTCGCGCGGGCCGATGCCACCGGATTCGAAGCCCCGGATGATCGACTGGTTGTTGAAGAACCGGTTCCCCTGGGTCGAGTTCGTGCCGCCCCCCGAAACCAGAGCGCCGCCTTCGAGGGTGGCGGCCAGCACGATTTCCTCGTTGCGGACGGCCGCCTGCCCGGTCAGTTCGAAGGTGTTCTTGACGAATTCCGCGTCGCCGCCGAGCCCTGCGAATTCCTGCCCGAACTGGGCGCGGATGCCGCGGGACGGGTCGAGACCGCGCCCGATCGTGCTGTAGGAATAGTTGTAGAGCACCGAGGACGTGGTCGTGCTACCGAGATCCTGCACGAGGATGTCGGACAGGACCGTCGTGCCCGAGCGCGGGCTGAGCTTGTCGTCGGTATAGGTGTAGCCCACGAACAGCCGGCTGAACTCGCCGACCGGGAATTCCAGCCCCGTGCGGAAGCCGGCCGTGCGGGTGTTGAAGGTCAGGCTGGCGCTGTCGGTCTCGGTGTAGAAGATCGAAAAGGACAGCGCGAGATCGCGGTTCAGGAAGAACGGCTCGACGAAGGTCAGGTTGGACGAGGAGCTGGTGGACCCGGTGTCGAACGCGAAGGAGAAGACCTGCCCGCGCCCGAGGAAGTTGGTCTCGGAGAAGCTGAGCGATACGCCCGCGCCGCTCTGCTCGGAATAGTTGAGGCCGAAGCCCAGCGAACCGGTCGGCTGTTCCTCTACATCGACATCGACGATGACCTGCTCGGGACCGGTGCCCTCGCGCGCCGTCACGTCGGCCTGGCTGAAATACCCCAGCGCGCGGATGCGTTCGGCGGTGGCGCGGATTTCGCGCGGGTTGAAGGGGTCGCCTTCGACCGTGTCGAATTGACGGCGGATGACGCGGTCCAGCGTCGTCGCGTTGCCTTCGATGTCGATCCGCTCGACGAACAGGCGATCGCCGCGTTCCAGCACGAAGTCCACGTCCAGCGTCAGGTCGCGGTCGTTTCGGGTGATCTGCGGCACGGCGCGGATGAAGGTCAGGCCCTGCCGCGTCGCCAGAAGCTCGAGCCGTTCGATCGTGCGCTCGATCGCCTGCGGCGAGAAGATGTCGCCCCGGCCGACGCGGATCGCGTCCTGGTATTCGGGCACGTTGATCTGCGGCAGGTCCGAGACGGCGTTGACCTGACCGAACCGGAACTGCTGCCCCTCCTGGATGCGGAAGGTCAGGAAGTAGGCGTCGCGACCCGGTGCCAGCTCGGGCGTGGCCGAGAGAAGCTGGAAGTCGGCATAGCCGCGCGACAGGTAGAAGTCGCGCAGAAGCTGGCTATCGAAGGCGATCCGGTCGGCGACGAAGGTGTCCGACCCGATCAACGCCCGGAAAATACCGGCCTGCGTCGTCTCGAGGACGCGGCGCAGGCGGCGGTCGGAATAGGCGCGGTTGCCCACGAAGCTCAGGCGCTCGACCTCGGAGACGCGGCCTTCGGACACTTCGAAGACGAGATCGACGCGATTGTCGCTGCGGCGGATGATCTTGGGTTGCACCGTGGCCGACAGGCGCCCGGCCTGCGAATAGGCCTCGGTGATGCTCGCGGCGTCACGCTCCGCCACGGCGGGATTGTAGACGCGGCGCGGCTGGCTGGTGACCAGCGTGCGGAGGTCATCGTCGTCGATGCGACGGTTCCCCTCGATCGAGATGCGGTTGATGGTCGGGTATTCCTGCACGATGACCAGCAGGCTCCCGCCCTGCGGCACGATCTCGACCGTCTCGAACAGGCCCGAGGCCTGCAGGCGCTGGAACCCGTCGTTGAGCTGTCCCGCGCTGATGGCGGCCCCGCGCGCGACGCCGAGCTGCTGCAGGATCGTGGCATCCTCGATCCGCTGGTTGCCCTGGATGTCGACCGTGTTGAAGCGGAAGGTCTGCGCTTCGGCGGCAACCGCGCCCAAAAGGACGAGAGCCAGCCCGATCAGAGCGATACGAAGTGTCGAGAGCGTGTTCCGGATCGAAGCCATCTGCCCCCGACCGACCCCGTCGAGGACCTTGCCATCGTCAACCATATCCGTCCCCACCGTCCCAACTCGTCTTGCGTCGAGTCACTACCGAAGGGCCGGTAGGTTGTCAAAGCGCCAAAGGCCCCGCGGAGGGGCCTTTGACACGATGTGCGTTCTCGCGATGTCGGGCCGGGGGGAGCCCTGTCACGCCAGCCTCAGAAGGACTGAACCCAACCTGCCAGGACCATGGCGGCCGCGATCGCGAAGACCGACAGAAAGCGATCGATGTTCAGGCCCATGAAGACCGAGAGACCACGATATCCGTTCTGCATATGCCGCATGTGAATCACCCTTGAGGTTGGTCCTCACGGGATGGCGGCGAAACGGGGCGAGATTGGGGCGACCTTTGGGCCATTTTGTTGCCCGGCGACGTCCCGCCCGTGACCCGTCAGGGACAGGTCAGGTCATTCCACAGCGCGAACACCATCAGCGCGCCCATGATCGCGAGGCCGAGCGTCATCAGCACCTTGACCGCGCCGTCCGAGGGCGGCTTGCCGGTCACCGCCTCATAGGCGTGGAACACGAGGTGCCCGCCGTCGAGCACGGGAATCGGGAAGAGGTTCAGCATCCCCACCGCCGCCGACAGGACCGCGATGAACCAGATGAAGTTCGAGAAGCCCTGACTGGCCGCCGCGCCCGAGATCTCGGCGATCGAGACCGGTCCCGAGAGATTGCAGGTGCTGATCTGGCCGGTGATGATGTGGCTCAGCGCCGAGATCGACCCCGCGAGAATATCCCAGGTCTGCGACACGCCGTAGCTGACCGCCTCGAGCGGGCCGGCGCGTTCGGTCACCGGATCGAAGAACAGCGCGCCCGAGATGCCCATCAGGTAGCGCGTCTCGAACCCGCCCTCGGGCAGCGGCAGGTCCATGCTGCGCGGCGCGATGACGAAGTCCAGCATCTCGCCGTCGCGCCAGACCGACAGGGCCAGCGGCGCGCCCTCGCCCGCCGCGACCGCCGATTGCAGCTCGGCGAAGGAGTGGATTTCGGTGCCGTCCACGGCGCGGATCACGTCGCCGGGCCGCAGGCCGATGTCCCAGGCCGCCGATTTCGGCTGCACCACTTCGACGCGGGCCGGCATCGGCAGGGCGGCATCGACGGTGATGA
This portion of the uncultured Jannaschia sp. genome encodes:
- a CDS encoding Isoquinoline 1-oxidoreductase subunit, with product MKITTWLTALLLAGAPALAQDLATELAGPDSFAGIEGDEARAAALFGEMAKVITHPRCMNCHPVGASPLQGDLMEPHQPPVVRGVADIGAVGMECTTCHGSENLTYVSGEGSIPGHEPWHIAPASMGWTGLSVAEICVQLKDPARNGDRTLAEIHEHNAEDGLVGWAWEPGDGRTPAPGTQELFGQLTQAWIDAGAHCPT
- a CDS encoding ester cyclase, producing the protein MMWITKPLGPLALVTALTVAGLGAAQEAARPNITQISTHMGEMAMSVEAAGPREVEDRLRFEPYQQLVDIFTRGDLVFLMRHGPTDWSKLDEPNVAPTDCANQRVMAAEGRANMVDMGALLASNGVVPARIVVSEWCRNQQTVESLLEGMAEIDPAISAAMPVETTPDLNLLLSLQGSPDVTPLRDRISDWEGDPERSGPLLIVSHYTNIEELTQFRVFEGEVLVIDPKRDNLVLGYLRLRSAAPDVGHFADALASPLLGEERAFNMIERYYAALNARDDAQFERVLGDAWFVHGESPSRPNRSVDSYLDEIDSYIAGIPDISFEIDSLHFADDVVTVIGTLRGTHSGEVLGYPATGRAVEFSAIAVHRIEDGVIVESWQMPDRLTLVEQIR
- a CDS encoding LpxI family protein; its protein translation is MTRTALIAGQGALPRTLASALAGTDWFACHLDGFAPTGVGQSRGFRIETLGSLIADLRADGVTRVCFAGRIARPPLDPGAVDAATLPLVPRMMQALQAGDDAALRTVIAFFEEAGLEVVGAQDLRPDLLDLPTSGDPSERDLADIARAAEVHRGLSELDIGQGCVVAGGQVLAVEAAPGTDWMLASLARRPTAPRPASGGGIFGGDLFGGAADWLSGGGPAQGMPEFARPEGGVFFKAPKPGQDRRIDLPAIGPQTVRAAAAAGLNGIAVEGGGVLVLERDDVAAQLRATGLFLASWSP
- a CDS encoding (2Fe-2S)-binding protein, with product MSINLTVNDKDVTLDLDPDTPLLWALRDELRLTGTKFGCGIAQCGACTVMLDGQTRRACVTPIGTLDGAYVQTIEALDGPEAEAVQAAWMEVNVPQCGYCQSGQVVTATALLQQIPKPTDEEIDHAMAGNLCRCATYVRIRQAIRQASDALEA
- a CDS encoding xanthine dehydrogenase family protein molybdopterin-binding subunit; translated protein: MHPLTKLAFAPTPSRRSFLTGSAGLILGLHLAGRGRAQSAPVQMADGSFAPNAFIRVSPDNTVTVLVKHIEIGQGANTGLPILVAEEMDADWSQMRAEQAPSDPVIYANTAFGIQGTGGSTGLSNSYMTMRQAGAAARAMLVSAAADDWGVAASGITVEKGVVAHAGSGRSATFGELAEAAARAPVPVDVALKDLADFTLVGGEGVMRLDSEAKTKGTAQFTIDVFRDGMQVVAMAHPPKFGATVASVDDASALAVAGVSAVRPVPSGVAVYADNTFAAFKGRDALVIEWDESGAEIRSSEQMIADFSAALRDDPLTFEESGDLDGALEGAAQVLEAEYVFPYLAHAAMEPLDGVIELTETGAEIWSGMQIPTTSQGTMAAVLGLDQSALAINTMYTGGSFGRRATPDNHFAAELANVAKAAGPGAYKLVWTRENDMRGGYYRPLTIHSLRGGLDADGNIVGWENNIANQSIIAGSAFEMMMQDGLDPTAFEGSNHLPYDLGATRMGWKQVEAGVPVLWWRSVGHTHTGYAVETFLDQLLVAGGKDPVQGRLDLMKGDRPRDRAVLERVAEMAGWDGPGSGDRRMGVAVVRSFGSYVAQIAEVEDRGTGVPNVTRVWCAIDCGLAVTPDVVRAQMEGGIGYGLGSMLFDEITLGEGGVVQQSNYDDYRILRLNEMPQIEVAILDSPELPTGVGEPGTPPIAPAVANALRALIGTMPTRLPFRANSV
- the lpxB gene encoding lipid-A-disaccharide synthase; amino-acid sequence: MTHLFLIAGEPSGDKLGAALMAGLKTLDRDIRFSGVGGPLMAAEGLESLFPMEVLSVMGLAEVLPRLPDLLRRRDHAVAAIATAAPDALITIDSPDFCLRVAARAKAARPDLPVIHYVAPSVWAWRPARAERMARVVDHVLALLPFEPPYMEAAGMTCDFVGHPVVAERQATADEIAAFRAEHDLGDAPVALVLPGSRRGEVARLAPVFGEALAKLPDGARVVVPTLPHLEAGLRDAARSLRGTPIVTSDPTAKRAAFGAARAALAASGTVSLELAASDTPMVIAYDMNWFSRRILSRLLRIDTVTLVNLVSETRAVPEFLGDACRPGPVGDALERLMRLPSERERQREALDLTMERLGRGGDAPGLRAARSVMARLAK